CGTGGTCGGCCTCCACAGCATGGCGTAAGCCGGCTGGTCCCCCGATTTGCCTGCCGTCTTCGTGACGGCAGGCGTTTCGGTGTACATGCTTTACTTCGCCTTGATGGTGATGACGTGTTCCACAGGCTGCTTCGCATCGGCGATTGCCTTGGCGAGCGGCGCCCGGGCTTTTTCCGTCACGGCGAAGGTGCCTTCGAGATCGGCGGCTCCCTCGGGGCCGTGGACCAGCTGTTTGATCTGGCGGGTTTCGTATTCTTGTTTCGCGGCGACGGCATCCCAGATCTTCTTGAAGGCCGGAAGAAGCGGATGGGTCTGGAAGTCCTTCGCGAGGTTCACGCCTTTCGCCAGTTCTTCGGACGAATACGTCTTCGAGGTTTCTCCCCATGTGACTTCATAGCTCGTCGCGGAAGGAGAGGCGACCTTCAGGGTGATGCGGTTCAATTCATCGTCGAATGGGATCAGGGCCAGCCCGGCACGGATCGAGTCGTCGCTCTTCAGATCGCCGGGGCCGGGACTGAAGGGAATTTTGGTGCTCTTGAGCGTGATCTTGCCATCTTGGCTGGAGATCACTTCGTGTCCGAAGCTGGAGGAGGCTTTCCCGGAGGTGGCGTCAAAGGTGATGGTGCCCAGATCACCATCGATGCCCATGCCTTTCAGGAATGCATAAGCCATCACCACTTGGCCTGCCCAGCCGGGGTGCACGCCGTCCTTGCCTGCGACCATGAAATCGGGGCCGTGGAGTTTTTCCGCATCGTAGTCGGCCACCAGCATTGGCCGGTAGACATCGGCGAAGGCGACCTGCTCCGCGGCGGCGATCTGAATGCCGATGTTGCGGAATTTGGAGAGCGAGAGATTGAGGTCCTCCTTCGTCCCGGCGGCGCTTTTCACCCAATGCGGCACGGTATCGATGATGCCAGGGGAACCGAGCAGGACGCGGGCCCCGGCTTTCTTGAAGGCCTGGACCATGGTGGTTTCGTTCTTCCGGTATTCCTCTGCGATCTGCTCGTTGTAGGGCACGTAGCGGAAGTCATTCATCCCGTAACAGGAGGTGGCGAAGGTGGGCTGGAAGCGCAGCACGTCGCTCTGCAGGCGACCGAGGAAGCCGCCCGCCTGTTCACCGCTCCAGCCATACTGGCGGCAGGTGATTTCAAGCTCCGGGAGCGAGGCCGTGAGATAGGCCTCCATGATGACGGAGTAACGCTTCTGCTCCGTGATCGAGTCCCCGCAGATGGCGACGCGATCACCCTTTCTCAGCAGCAATCCGGAAGGCTCCGGGGCGGGGTCCAGCACGTAGGCGGAAAGGGTGTCTGGCAGGGGAGCAAGTTCCTTCGCGGCGAGGGGCAGGACTAGGGAAAGGTAGAGGAGACAGAATCGGCGGTTCATGCTTCCATCAGACGATCCCGGCGGGGCCGATGTATCAAGGGGCAATCCTGCTATCCGGAGAAATCAGGCGCGAAAGGACCGGGAGCTAGGCAACGTTTCCTTCCGATTCATCGATTCATGAAACCCATCGTTCTGATCCTGCCTGCGGGCCTGTTCGTGCTGGCCTACTCTGCCGCAAAAGTTCCCGAGGGAGGCTCGCCTTGGCACAAGAGGGTGCTGACCAAAGACTTCCTCACGGAAGGCCTCTCGGCCGGGGATCTCGACGGGGACGGAGTGAAGGATCTCGTCGCGGG
This portion of the Luteolibacter luteus genome encodes:
- a CDS encoding SGNH/GDSL hydrolase family protein, yielding MNRRFCLLYLSLVLPLAAKELAPLPDTLSAYVLDPAPEPSGLLLRKGDRVAICGDSITEQKRYSVIMEAYLTASLPELEITCRQYGWSGEQAGGFLGRLQSDVLRFQPTFATSCYGMNDFRYVPYNEQIAEEYRKNETTMVQAFKKAGARVLLGSPGIIDTVPHWVKSAAGTKEDLNLSLSKFRNIGIQIAAAEQVAFADVYRPMLVADYDAEKLHGPDFMVAGKDGVHPGWAGQVVMAYAFLKGMGIDGDLGTITFDATSGKASSSFGHEVISSQDGKITLKSTKIPFSPGPGDLKSDDSIRAGLALIPFDDELNRITLKVASPSATSYEVTWGETSKTYSSEELAKGVNLAKDFQTHPLLPAFKKIWDAVAAKQEYETRQIKQLVHGPEGAADLEGTFAVTEKARAPLAKAIADAKQPVEHVITIKAK